Below is a genomic region from Equus caballus isolate H_3958 breed thoroughbred chromosome X, TB-T2T, whole genome shotgun sequence.
GAGATGGGGCCCGGGGAATCTGGGCTGGACCTGTTCGGCGGCTGTGAGGGTTGAAAGGCGGTTTCCAAGGCAGGGGTGTCTCAGTGTCACAGGAGCGCTGGGGCACCTCCACAGTGCCCAGCAGAGTGCAAAACTGTCTTAGAAAGAGAGATATAGAATAGTACgtacttatatattatataatattaataataaacaatTATCAATTGTACATGTAATAAAATTACGaaagatatattattaaaattattaaagatatacgttttaaatatcaatatatatttaaaatacaatatagATTTCTAGCATTAACTGAAATCTCAAGGTTTCCAACATAGACAATTATTTCCTTCTCAGATATCAAGTTACTTTGAGATATTTCCATTCTTAATATTTAGAGAGAGTAAAATGTAATTAGACGGTGGCCATGGAAAGGGTAACATATCTTTTAGCATCAACTGAAATTTATGTTGTATACATAAGTTTATATTACATatgctatataaaatatataatacatgtataatatgtaatataaatttaatatcttataaatatatttaatgtatataaatttatatatatttcagtggAGGCTAGAagtatatgtaatatttataatatttatgtttatagaAAAGTGTTAACCATTTCCATGTCTACtatctacttatttttttaatctctctaaatattaagaatagaaacACCTCAAAGTAACTTAATATCTGTAAAGAATACAATTTTCTATGTTGAAAATCCTAAAGTctaataaaacaaacattagtATATATATTGCATATCTTGTAAAATACTTATAATTATGTCGTATCACATCTAACATATAATGTAATTATATTATTAGGATATTACTATACAATAGTACATTTCAGTTATGCAtcataataattaataatgtatataattatcattatatataatattataaacacaTTATGCACTCTTTCTACTTATGGAAAAACAAGTTTATTGTAAAACAGCATGCCCTGTTACCCTGGCAACAGCCACATACATCTCATGTTTACCACATCTCTTGATTACAACATTTTCTCTCGTGcttgatttaattttatattgttctggtcatcatggcccctaagtgtACAAATGCTACTGCtcatgttgccagtaagaggccataTGGAGTAATTGACCTGGAAATAGAATGAAAAGTGGTTCAGGACAACAAAgctggaaaatcagtgatggttctTGATCTCAAGCATGTCCCATTCCGCCAcagctatgatcttgaagaacagGAATAAAGTGacggaagctgttaaaggatctgctgcATTGAAGacaatgagactaacaaaaacTTGAGCAGGGCCTGTATCAGACGTGGAGACACTTCTGATGACTTGGATTGAAGTCCAGATGCAGAAGCTGGTCTCTCTCTGCACCGTGATGAGCACAGCCAAAGCACAAAGTTTGTTTGCGACGTTGAAAGGAAAGGTTGGACCCAATTATAATGTGGGGTTTACTGCTACCTCGGTGGGGGGgggtggtttaaacaattcaagaacCATTATTCATTACAACTGTGTGAAGGTCAGCGATGAGTCTGTAAGTGGAGACTCTAGATAGGCTGAGGGTGGAGGAAAATTACCTCCCAGAACAAATATTCATTATGGATGAAACCTctctattctggaaatggatgcctgaaaggactttcatccataaggagccaAGTCAATGCCAGATTTCAAgccttttaaggacaggataacagtcccGCTTGGGGGCAGAGTGGCAGGCTATAAATTGAAATGCTTTGTGacctggcacagtgagaaccttAGGGCCTTGAGGCGTATTAATGAGGACACAATGCCAATGTACTTTAGGAACAacaagaagtcatggatgaccccgCTCCTTtcccaagatgccctcctgaattgctttGCCAGTGAAATGGAAAAGTAGTGTTGGGAGagtaacatacctttcaagatttggcttattgttgataatgctcccggacatcctccttttattggcgatcttcatcccaatatcaaagtggCGTTTGTCCCTCCAAACCCTACCTCTTTGATTCAACCAATGGAttaaggagttatagcagcttttaatgTCTGCTACTtaaggaggacctttgcccaagTTATTGCTGTAACTGAGGAATGCACTGGTGCAGTTCTGGCAGGATTAcaacatctctgacttcatcagGAAACTtccttgggcttggggtgattttaccaaggagtgtatgaatggcacCTGGAAAATGACACTCAGGGAGAATAATTCATGACTTCAAGGGATTTGCCAAAGAGAAGGAGGTTgtaaaaatcaacaaggctgtggacAAGATGGCAcacaactttaacctgggtgtgggtGAGGATGACATTGAAGAGCTCCCAGAAGTGGTTCCTAAGGAGTTGACTcctgaggagttgttggaacagGAGCGGGAACACAGAGCTGAAGAAGAggccagagaaaaggaaactgcaagagaagagaaagaaaaacccccaagaaaattcacagtgaagggtttatcAGAAggttttgcagacctcaacaagctcctcaaaaattttggaaacacggatcccaacactgaaaggttttcattgaTTGAGAGGAATTCATTATCTGCTGATAAGCAAATCAATGACGAAAAGaagaaaccaaccaaccaaaccaCCAGGGACatctttctgaaaagagtgacacttcCTTAAAAGAGCTTTAAGTGGGTCCCtcaggaggtattccagaggaAGGCATTGCTCTCACAGcagatgacagctccatgtgtgtgttattgcccctgatgaccttccagtgggacaagatgtggagatgGAAGACAGTGACATTGACGATCCTGACCCTGACCCTTGACCTAGGCTAATGTGAGTGTTTGTGTCCTCGtctttaacaaaaaaagtttaaaaagtaaaaaaaaaaaaaatttaaactagaaAAAGCTGATAGACTAAggctataaagaaagaaaatacttttgtaCAGCTGtccaatgtgtttgtgttttaaggaAGTGCTTTtcaaaaagagtcaaaaagtcaaaaaaatgcaaaagtttGTCAAGTAAAAAATTATGCTAAGCCAAGGTTAATGTATtattgaagaaaggaaaatttttgtttatagatTTCACGTGGCCGAAGTGCACAGTGTATACAAATTCTGCAGTGGTGCCCAGGGCTGTCCCGGGCCTCCGCGTTCACTGCCccctcactcactgactcacccagagccacgtccagtcctgcaagctccttTCATGGTGAGGGCCTATAGAGGTGTACCGTTTCTTATCTTTTATCCCGTATTTTTCCTGTACCTTTTCTTTGTTTAGCTATGTTCAGATACGCAACACCTACCAACGTTTTACGGTTGCCTACAGTCTTCAGACAGCAACATGTTGTACAGGTTGGTAGCCCAAGAGCAAGAGGCTGTGCCATACAACCTAGGTGTGTaatgggctataccatctagcttTGCGTCAGTACGCTCTGTGATGTTTGCAAAATGACAAAATCGCCGAAAGACGCATTTCCCGGAACATTTCCCCATCATGAAGTGGGGCATGACTGCAGCTCATAACCACAAAAATGTTTACATGCTTTCTACCATCATCTATCTCAATATATACATTTACACGTATCTATTACATAATAGGTCATGCTATATAGActataatgtatacatatattgttagtatattttatattataatatattatactaATAGTTGTGGTAATATGTGTTGAGATAACGTATGAGATATCGAGATAATTATATAGTATACTATTAGTATAATATTAGTGTAACAGTATAGTTAATTATACATACCCTAAATATAGGTACAGACACATATCttgtaaaatgtttctctgtaTTCGATATATGCATCAAAATTAACACTTCTTCTTTGTGTCCAAAATAACCCCTTTCAAGGTACAATAGGCAACAAGATACTATTCATGGTAGCTCCAATACCAACAATTAAATATTTAGAGATgagtttctaaaaaaaaatgatcatattGAAGACATCTGACTCATGAAAGGAAACTTTAATACATGGAAATATACCATATTCTGGATGGGAAGAGTGACTCTTATAATATTAGTCATTCTGAAATTAACCTTAAGGTCTCGTTTGATTCTAATTAAGACGATTACTATTATCTGGAGAACGTTCATTATAAAGATGTTGAGGAAATACACCTAGAAGCACAAACTGGTGAGAAATGAAACTTTCCAAGGATATCTGATGGTAGCGAGGTTGGTACAAAAGATAAAGAAGTATTCTGTAATCACAAGGAAAGCACTAtccaaaataaaactacagaaattAAAACTCAGAAGTACATGTGCAAGATGTGACTTTTAGGtcagaaaagcagaaatagaTAGCCTTGGAGCGGGACCAGTGAGGAAGAGGACTTAGGAGCCAGGAAACTTTCTAATTCGAAGCGGCAGGGATGGGCTACATTGGGGAGAGTTGGTGTTCTGCGTTACGTTGtgttccccaaaaagatatgtccgTGTCCTAACTCCCAGAACCTGTGAgtgtaaccttatttggaaatagggcctttgcgGATGTAATCAAGTCGAGATGAGGTCCTTAGGGCAGGACCCTAATGCAATATGACAGgcgtccttacaagaagagaagagaggcacAGAGATAGACCACAGAGGAGcgtgccatgtgaagacacagagagacacgGGGGTGGGAAGACCACATGacgatgaaggcagagatggaaatgatgcatccacaagccaaggacctAAAGATTGACAGCCACCATCaggagctaggaagaggcaaggaagcatCCTTCTCGGGAGCCTTGactgagagaataaatctctgttgtttcaAGCCCACCAAGCTTATAGAAATTTGACACAGCAGCCCATGGAAACCTACACAGTTGGGTAAGGAAAAACCGTCATCAATTCAACGGGCATTCTTTCCCATGCAAAGTAAGGACCTTGAatggagtgaaaaaaaaagcTGGAAGAAACTCCAGTGAAATATTAAGTTTTTCTCTGCATGAGGTACAGAGCTAGTAAAAACCACAGAAGTCGTGATAAAGGCAAAGATCTTTCGATTTCACAAAATATCGAAAATATACACTTAAACAGCATATGCAGGGCCTCTTGTAAACTGAGGAAATATGAACAAGAATGTGACATTGTTTCAGTTCCTTAAAAAGGGAGTCCTGATAAATCAATCATGGAAACATACAAGCcgcaaaagaaaaatcaggaagagCTACCCGTAAGTTGCAGATTAAAAGGTACCGATGTCAGTGTCAGCATAGGAAGCAATccattttcattcctcatttgaCCTGATCACCTCTGAAACATGAGATGCTGATGAAGAACTGAGAAAACAGGCCCACTCACACATTCTGCTTGGGAGTACAAGATGGTACCTCTTAGATGAGAAGCATTTTTGCAACGGATCCCAAGTAAACGTACGACAATTGGGAATGCTCTGAATGGCTGAAGCTCCTAAAGTCGTTGGTTTTATGTGtccctttttttattgtttcagggAAGATTCTTGATGCCCTCGATGATTTTGGTTTGAGGGACCACACTCTAGTCTACTTTACATCAGACCATGGAGGACATCTGGAGGCGAGGCTGGGCCATGCCCAGCTTGGTGGATGGAATGGAATATAcaaaggtgaggagaggaagtCTTGTGGGTGATTTGGTGGTGAATAAGCTCTTTTGCTCATTAGAATGAAAATTCATGGAATGGAGAGATGAATGCATGAAAAACTGAACGAGTTCATTATATTCGACTcttgataaaaaataaagtgtagggCCGGTAACCAAAGAAATTGGCCTTCAATCTGCAAACAGTTCTAGGAAATGCTAGAAGGGGTATCTAGAAATTTGCCTCGCTGGTGAGCCAATGAGATGACAGAATATTAACATAAGCAGATGCTTTTAAGGGAGTCTTTCAATGGGTTGAATGTCTACTCATGGATTACAACTACAAGACTGTTGTCCTGATGTCTTTAATATTCCCTCTTCCTTCCATACTCAGTAATGGCCTGGTTTGGACAATAAACTAGCATCTACCCATACGATTTCACTCGATTAGTTTTCAGGGTGCTGGAttcagcagtgaataaaacagaaatcatATATGTTATAAGGCAGTAAATATTACAGAAAAACGGAGCAGAAACAAAGGTGGAGAAAAATACAGCTGAAAAAAATTGTGGGATGGGCTTCCCACTTTAAATAAGTGTACCTGCAAAGCTTAATGAGAAGATGCTTTTGAGCAGAGGTGTGAAAGAGGCCGGGGATGAAACAGGTGGATATCTGGGGATAATAGCATTCTAGGCAGAAATAGCCAGTGCCAATGCCTCGTATTGAATGTGATTCACTAGTTGATCAAAAACCTATCAAGAgtccaagaaaaaataattccatcCACGTGTGCTGTTGACCCCATCAGGACTGTGTACATGGTAGGCACTGAGCAAAGATTGTCTGTACTGgtcttaatttacattttttaacacTCTGGCCACAGTGACGATTTTAATAGGAACTTCATCGTCTTTCCCCGTAGGTGGCAAAGGCATGGGAGGATGGGAAGGCGGAATCCGCGTCCCGGGACTTGTGCGATGGCCTGGAAAATTGCCAGCTGGAAAAGTGATTGAGGAGCCCACGAGTCTAATGGATATTTTGCCAACTGTCGCAGCACTGGCGGGAGCAACTGTCCCTCAGGACAGGTGATGTGAAATGATCTGTTAACAAGTCCCTTTGGATCCTCCTTGGTCTTGAGAGAATTTGGGACAAAGGAGACAAAGCCTGTCTTGGGAGGTACACTTTCTCCTCAATCCCTAGATGATTTTGCCTTTGTAGATGGCCATGTTATTTGTGTACCAGGCATCGGTCTTACACGACCATGGCCCATCTTAGACcctttgtagttttcatttgtgaggaagatggagATGGGACGGTTTTGGGAATGAGAATATGACCGGTAAAACTCATTCCTCcatacaagagaaaaaaaaccagtTTCCTAGTTTTCTGGTGTGCGTATCCGGAGGCTGCGATGAAGGTAAGTCGTTTGATGGATACTTGGAGCtctgttataaatattttgaattccaTCAAGAGGAGTTCCAGGTAGGTTTGACCCAGGTAGGTTTAAAGCTGATTTTCTGAGAGTTAATTGATCCCAGCTCTGTAAAGTCATCCAATGGATCGGATCCACGCCATTTCTCCCTTCTAAGCCCCGAAAGTTACTCTAATGTTTCTTTCTTCGTGTAATGGAGCTCActtatttctgaaagaaaacagaatggctCCCAAAGCTAacgagaaacaaacaaacaaaaaagaactccTCAATTTTTTTACCTTCGTTTTAGCCAATAAGTAGATTTATTGTAAGTTTGtataaaataattacagaatAGAGCTCCCTTCTACTCAGAAGAAGAGTATttatcattttgagttaaatggcccattgtttaaaaaaatgtataatattagtgtaagtgtaattttttttaagttgctgaGCCAATCACAGTCGTAAAAGTAATTTTTCAAGATATCGATGGGGTGCACTGACTTTGGGACATTGCTATAGTCTATATTTTGGACTCACAAGAGTTATGCAGAATCCCAGTCTCTGGTAACATTGCTGTTTGAGCTTTGATTAGGATTTTCCTTTGTAGAAATGacttgatttttactttttccagaattAGCTCTGAAAATGTCACATCTTCATTCCCTCCATATTTCACTTTtcagtgggaaactgaggcaaattCTTGCACAGAATTCCAAAATGCATTCTTGCTTTGGAGAAACAGATTTGCCTATTGTGATTAAAGTTGCATTGGACAATCACATAGAGGGCTTTCTGTGGAcgtaaattttttatttcctttgggaaaatgcCCAGGTGTGGGAATTCTGGGtcttattatacatatatatttaactttatgagaaCCTGTCAAATTgatttccaaagcagctgcaccatttggCATTCCCATCAGCACTAtctgagagttccagttgctccacatccttgacaacacttgaGATGGccagtctttaattttagccGTTATAATAAGTGTGTTCTAGAATCTCATTGTGGtgttaatttgtgtttccctagtgactaatgatgctAAACACCTCTCCGTGTACTTCCTTCCCATCCATATCTCTTCTTTGTGaagtgttcaaatcttttgtccagtttttaatggggcattttattttctaattgttgaattataagagttctttatatattctggatacaagttctttatcagatatgtgttttgccaATATTATCTTCCATTCCTGGGGTGTCTTTTCGTTTTCTTACATTGTCATTTGAAAAACCCAAGTTTTCAATTCTGATAAGGgccaatttatcaattttgttttataaattgcGACTTTTGGTGATACATCTAAAAAGTATTTTCCTATTCCAAGGTAAGAAAGATGTTCTCCTAGGGTTTCTTCTTGTGGTCTTATAGTTtgaggttttacatttaggcttATAGACCATGTTGAGAGCATTTTTTATACAGTGTGAGGTATAggttgagatttatttttcttgcattaAGATACCCCATTTTTCTCATGCCGTTTTTTGAAAGACTGTCCTTCATCTACTGAATTACCTTGGGCATTTGTGGAAAATCAATTGACAGTATACATGTTGGTCTACTTTcagactctctctctcctgttccattgatccatataGCCATCCTGACGTCAATACCACCCTCTCgcaattactgtagctttgtagtctattttgaaatCACGTAGTGTgaaactgttttatttcttttgcaaaattGTTTAAGCTATTctagtttctttgttttcccaTGTAAATATGAATAACTTCTGAATTTCTACAAAAGACccttctgagatttttttcttctctttttctttctttctttttctttttcttctttttttttttttttttttttgctgaggaagattgccctgagctaaatccattgccaatgttcctctattttttttgtatgtgggacccctcCACATCGTGGCTGGTGAGCAgagtatgtccatgcccaggatccgaacccacaaaccctgggccaccaaagtggaacacacagaactttaaccactcagccaccaggctgggcTCAAGactttgctgagattttgattgagatcGCATGAAATCTATGGATCAATTTGCAGCAAATTGACTTCTTAGCACttttgagtcttccaatccatgaccatggcttatctctccatttatttctcttatcAGATGTTTTGTGATTTTCAGCATACAAACTTTTAcccttaaaaaacaagaaggtATTGGagctggcttggtggcacagtggttaagttcacacactctctgcttcaggggcctgggggttgtgggttcagatcccaggtgtggacctagcaccgctcatcaagccacattgtggcagcatcccacacaacatagaggaagattggcacagatgttagctcagtgacaatcttcctcaagcagaaagaggaaggttgacaacagatgtagctcaaggccaatcttcctcacacacagaaaaaagaagaaatccctAGATATTTCATGGGTTTTGTGGCTGTAGtaaatgatactttaaaaaaaatgtgacttGTCcttgttcattgctaatatatggaaataaaattgatttttttttttttaacaggagaaaatgaaacaaagctttataacatgtatacatgggagaggctcaggcaaactgagcaactcaccaaaaagGTGGtgagccaccaccttaaataccaccctgaGTTAAAGACAAATTCCAGCCCCCCCACAGTCCCACCTTTGAAAGTTTtaagtttcacagtcctttgaaactttaataagttttatggcccagaatctgagtggtagattgtttcatctcactgaacacattttttAGTCCTGGTAATAGACCAGTCCAGTTAAATCCATTTTAGAAGGCGGTGATGCAGGTGCGCTCCCAACGTTAGGCTTATATTttggaagcaagcaatcaggtatttaataagtatttctatggaaataaaaagaaaaacaaggttaatggttggagcaaattataaatcatttcctgagcccaggggccagccagtcaacatttctagatgtcagagtcgaAGCCTCTTTTGCAGCTTGacatgtctctgatgatgtcctCGGgcattaaaattgattttttaaagttggtCTCGTATCTTATGACCTTGCTAAACTTACTTCTTCGTTCCCGTAGCTTCCGAAGGGCTTCTCAATGCAGGCAATCATTTAACCTGTGAAtcaagacagttttatttcttttatgatcaTTTCTAGGATTATCTGGGActtattctattttctattacGAGGTAGGTTTTATAATATAGTTTTCTAAAATAAGGTAAAAGATACATTTtctgacataaaataaaaagcGTATGGTTTTTGAGAGATTCTACAAAACCCCTTTTCAAGGTAGCAATGCCATTGCGAATGAAACTGTGGTTTCTGAAATCATTAGGAACACGGAGCATGTGAGTCCTTCTGTAGCTCTTTAGAtgggtgtgcatgcatgtgttcCTCTGTCTTGTCATTTCACCGTAAAAGCttaggtttttttctctctcttgcggGAACGTAATGTCCCTTAGAGCACACACGGATTTCCTGAGTAGTCAGTGCACCATACTTGGGGCCCAGGGAGTGTCACAGAATGCATTGAGCATCTTTCAAATAGCCTGGTGGCCAACATCGCTTGACCTCCCTCCATCGTGTGTGTCTGCAGGGTGATTGATGGCCGAGACCTCATGCCCTTGCTTCGGGGTGACACTCAGCGCTCAGAGCATGAGTTCCTGTTCCACTATTGCGGTGTGTACCTCCACGCCGTGCGCTGGCACCCGAAGGACAGTGAGTACCCACCAGCCCCTGCTCTCCGAGGACGCCAAGAGTAGAGCCACTCAAATGGATTCCCAAgacttgcttcttccttttcatcCCCCCACGTCAGTCCTTCCCTTCTAGGGTTGCCACTGAAAACACTTTCTTGGAAAAGTTTCTAAGAATTGCTGTCCTTCAAAAGGCGGGGGCATATCTCTAAGGAATAAAAATTGGGAGAAACAGAACTAACGTCTATTGCAAAAGATGTGTCAATTTGTGCTAGGAGATTCTGATATTCTAAAGACTGAATGATATTTAGCTTTCACCCGTTGGCcaagagaaaaaccagaaaaatgcTTGAGAAAGTAGAAGGAGATGGGGGCAGTTGGCACATAGACTGGATGTCTCTGATGTGTCTTTTCTTCTCCAGGCGAGGCCGTGTGGAAGGCTCATTATATGACCCCAGTATTCCAGCCGCCAGGAGCTCTGGCCTGCTATGAGACCATCTTCTGCCAATGTTCAGGGAAACTGGTCACCTCCCACAACCCCCCTCTGCTCTTCGATCTCTCCAGGGACCCCTCTGAGTCCACACCTCTAACGCGGGACACAGAGCCCCTCTACGATTTAGTCATCAGAACGGTGGCTGCCGCCGTGAAGCGCCACAAGGAAAGCATCAAACCCGTCCTTCGGCAGCTGTCAGGATCGAATGAGGGGAATGTGTGGCTGAAGCCTTGCTGTGGGGTGTTCCCATTTTGTCTGTGTGACAAGGAGGGGAACTCCTCAGCCGCGAGCTCATCATGAGAAGGAACGACGGAGAGCGGGAGACGCAACGCACTTTCCGATACTCGAGGAATGAATTTGAGAGCCAATAAATTCCACTACCATCTCCAATTATTAAATGTCCATTGCGGGGTTTTTCTGGGATTCTTGGTGATAAGTATTTAGCTAATTCCCAAGCTTTTAAACATTCCTTTCAGTGCCAAGAATCAAGACTCGAAGGCTATTAGTCCCATGGGTTCTGTTCCTCTTTAAACAAACTCCACATGCAAGATCCTGTGTGCTCCCAACTCATTGATCAGCAGGGGCAAAATACCCACCATTTAAATCATAACGCATTGAAAGTATGTAGTCTCAGCAGCCAGGAAGCCGACCAAAAGGATTTATTTTTGTccacaaaatacagaaaatgaatCAAGAGTGATACAATGTTTTGGCACAACAGGATAAGAGGTCTAGAGAGCAGTTGGTTTCTGACATCCTGGAAGATGCTCAGATAGTTGAGAAAACACTGTCCAGAGCACGGAGATTCCTGAGAGCAGCAGGAA
It encodes:
- the ARSF gene encoding arylsulfatase F isoform X2, which translates into the protein MVSDTEVRVITTLGDCSGLPLNEITFAALLKKQGYTTGLVGKWHQGLNCQSRSDHCHHPHNYGFDYFYGMPLTLIEPCWPDPSRDTELAIESKIWLCVQLVAIAVLTFTIGKLSRWVSVPWSLILSMVLFIFLLSYFWFSSYTSPLYWNCLLMRDHEITEQPMKAERAGSIMVKEAVSFLERNRKGPFLLFFSFLHVHTPLPTTTEFIGTSKHGLYGDHVQEMDSMLGKILDALDDFGLRDHTLVYFTSDHGGHLEARLGHAQLGGWNGIYKGGKGMGGWEGGIRVPGLVRWPGKLPAGKVIEEPTSLMDILPTVAALAGATVPQDRVIDGRDLMPLLRGDTQRSEHEFLFHYCGVYLHAVRWHPKDSEAVWKAHYMTPVFQPPGALACYETIFCQCSGKLVTSHNPPLLFDLSRDPSESTPLTRDTEPLYDLVIRTVAAAVKRHKESIKPVLRQLSGSNEGNVWLKPCCGVFPFCLCDKEGNSSAASSS